A region from the Benincasa hispida cultivar B227 chromosome 8, ASM972705v1, whole genome shotgun sequence genome encodes:
- the LOC120083225 gene encoding trihelix transcription factor ASIL2-like isoform X1, with translation MGDLTDSLTPSSANSRQVPIREDCWSEDATSTLIDAWGRRFLELNRGNLRQKDWQDVADSVNSLHGLTKKTHRTDVQCKNRIDTVKKKYKTERARVSASHGNFVSSWPFYARLDELIGPTVSMKKPSSPPMALPLPFRKTPPPSAAATPAVVAVSQKRTASAMDDGYFRRNYSAMAAAAAAAALTEEEEEEEEEEEEERVSDDEEAEGEGISRLARAIKRFGEVYERVEAEKVRQMVELEKQRMQFAKDLEVQRMHMFMETQVQLERIKRGKKSTPSGLENLFSSFNVASSMIMFGLGMFRRMSPWSWTQACRWKA, from the exons ATGGGGGATCTCACCGATTCTCTCACCCCTTCCTCTGCTAACTCTCGCCAAGTTCCCATTCGTGAGGATTGCTGGAGCGAGGACGCTACCTCCACTCTCATCGACGCTTGGGGTCGCCGTTTTCTCGAGCTCAATCGTGGCAATCTCCGTCAGAAAGACTGGCAGGATGTTGCCGATTCTGTTAACTCTCTCCATGGTCTTACCAAGAAAACCCATCGTACCGATGTTCAGTGTAAGAACCGGATCGACACCGTTAAGAAGAAGTACAAGACCGAGAGGGCTAGGGTTTCTGCTTCCCACGGAAATTTTGTTTCCTCTTGGCCCTTTTATGCTCGTCTCGACGAACTCATTGGTCCTACTGTTTCTATGAAGAAACCCTCTTCTCCTCCTATGGCTCTTCCTTTGCCCTTTCGTAAGACGCCTCCCCCTTCCGCTGCTGCTACTCCCGCCGTCGTTGCTGTCTCTCAGAAGCGGACTGCTTCTGCCATGGACGATGGCTATTTCCGGAGGAATTACTCGGCTATGGCGGCCGCTGCTGCTGCCGCTGCATTGACGGAggaagaggaggaggaggaggaggaggaggaggaggagagaGTGAGCGACGATGAGGAGGCGGAAGGGGAAGGCATTAGTCGGTTGGCAAGAGCGATTAAAAGGTTTGGGGAGGTGTATGAAAGAGTGGAGGCAGAGAAGGTGCGACAGATGGTGGAATTGGAGAAGCAGAGGATGCAATTTGCCAAGGATTTGGAAGTGCAGCGGATGCATATGTTTATGGAGACCCAGGTTCAGCTTGAGAGGATTAAGCGAGGGAAGAAATCAACTCCCAGTG GACTAGAAAATTTGTTCTCAAGTTTCAATGTTGCTTCTAGCATGATTATGTTTGGGCTTGGAATGTTTCGGAGGATGTCTCCATGGTCTTGGACGCAAGCCTGTAGGTGGAAAGCTTGA
- the LOC120083225 gene encoding trihelix transcription factor ASIL2-like isoform X2: protein MGDLTDSLTPSSANSRQVPIREDCWSEDATSTLIDAWGRRFLELNRGNLRQKDWQDVADSVNSLHGLTKKTHRTDVQCKNRIDTVKKKYKTERARVSASHGNFVSSWPFYARLDELIGPTVSMKKPSSPPMALPLPFRKTPPPSAAATPAVVAVSQKRTASAMDDGYFRRNYSAMAAAAAAAALTEEEEEEEEEEEEERVSDDEEAEGEGISRLARAIKRFGEVYERVEAEKVRQMVELEKQRMQFAKDLEVQRMHMFMETQVQLERIKRGKKSTPSDI, encoded by the exons ATGGGGGATCTCACCGATTCTCTCACCCCTTCCTCTGCTAACTCTCGCCAAGTTCCCATTCGTGAGGATTGCTGGAGCGAGGACGCTACCTCCACTCTCATCGACGCTTGGGGTCGCCGTTTTCTCGAGCTCAATCGTGGCAATCTCCGTCAGAAAGACTGGCAGGATGTTGCCGATTCTGTTAACTCTCTCCATGGTCTTACCAAGAAAACCCATCGTACCGATGTTCAGTGTAAGAACCGGATCGACACCGTTAAGAAGAAGTACAAGACCGAGAGGGCTAGGGTTTCTGCTTCCCACGGAAATTTTGTTTCCTCTTGGCCCTTTTATGCTCGTCTCGACGAACTCATTGGTCCTACTGTTTCTATGAAGAAACCCTCTTCTCCTCCTATGGCTCTTCCTTTGCCCTTTCGTAAGACGCCTCCCCCTTCCGCTGCTGCTACTCCCGCCGTCGTTGCTGTCTCTCAGAAGCGGACTGCTTCTGCCATGGACGATGGCTATTTCCGGAGGAATTACTCGGCTATGGCGGCCGCTGCTGCTGCCGCTGCATTGACGGAggaagaggaggaggaggaggaggaggaggaggaggagagaGTGAGCGACGATGAGGAGGCGGAAGGGGAAGGCATTAGTCGGTTGGCAAGAGCGATTAAAAGGTTTGGGGAGGTGTATGAAAGAGTGGAGGCAGAGAAGGTGCGACAGATGGTGGAATTGGAGAAGCAGAGGATGCAATTTGCCAAGGATTTGGAAGTGCAGCGGATGCATATGTTTATGGAGACCCAGGTTCAGCTTGAGAGGATTAAGCGAGGGAAGAAATCAACTCCCAGTG ATATCTAG